The window tgtctgacagacaaccaATTGCTCtggaaatggaaaaaaagaaaaaaaactgttacATTGAAGCGCATAATTCTGTACCcgggatgcgcataagcggtgttgtgccccattttggattgtttcttattatatacctcctatttatttgttgtgtatAGGTTACTaaagttttgcattttcaaataattttttattttaataccatTTTCAAGTTTGCTATAACTTTGTTTCGTTTTAGTTGGTTTCATGAATAGTTTTGCTAGTtacagtttagtttttatttgaaACAATTCCATttcgtttttatatattttagtttcagttttagtaATTATAGTGCAGGAATTAACACAACACTTCCATAATTATTTATGCCACTCTTTACACACCGAGTTGCCGTTTGCATTTTTAGCgcaatcatgtaattaatttgtgcAGCGCTTATAGTGATGGACTTGGGGTGAAAAGCagcattaaatgtttttaacgcTACCGAATCACACAGTCTAGTGGACATACCAGTCTCAAACACATTTACTAACGAGTTTTCGCATTTCCTATATTAATGGGAACTTGTCGCCCAAACCACAGATCTTGCGAAACACGAGGTCAAAGTCTGCTACTGATAGCACTCTTCCTTTCTGCATCTTAAGCCATGAATAATTTGTACTCCAAATGCACTTTCAGGTTTATTGGATTTTTTCCTATAATTTCAACACCACAAATCATATGATTGGACGTGACCATGCATTTGCTTTTGTAAGATTCATAATCAAACTCGACATAGTCCCATTCTGTCTTTTCTTACCAACCGTCAATCATGACCCTGTCTTCTTTATCAGTATGTATAGTGAATTTCAAACGAAAgttatcatccctatgccctattcacaGAGCTtctgatgtgggcactctgaaggcagcattgtggggggaaaaataatttttctttggAACGACACTTCAAGTGGCATTTTGAAAATGCTCATCAGTAATGactgttagtttagtttttcattgACCTtgcaatatttgttttgttttagtttacagAAATAACCCTGGAGCTTAGCATCCAAATATCCCTAAGAAACACGTCCACTAACACAATCAACTGCGACATATTACTTTTTTgcctcagtgctgttgcataatcataaaaatgtgcaaataatcgtaaaaccaATTAaccatctttttcttttttcagatggTAATCGAACTGTCAAAAGCTAACACCACAACATCAGGTGCCTGCTCAAGTATATTAGGTGTAAAGTTTTGTGAGCTATTCTTTTTAAATTTCTTCTCTTATATACAGTACCAGTCAAAATTTTGCAGACACAGACTTTGATAAATACATTTAGACCTAAAGGTTAATGCTgaaatgttatttcatagttttgatgactttagataaagttactgtttacaaacaaatgctccaaattgAGCCGAATCACTTAAATTGAGCTGAGAGTGCCCAAAAAGTGTTGTTTGTTGGGTTGAAACAGCATGCTTCTGAAAGAatattggagatttgggcttctttacaTTTCCATCAGGATTGGTGGATCAGGATAAACTCGGATCACAgtcattgttatcgcgtctgctctaaTGAGAACCAATTACCTCGCAGCTGCTGTGGATTTGAACTTTTCACGAAGGAATTGCATAAACTCTGATCGCAAACCAccatttttaatttccaaagtgcaacggCTGTAACAgatatgaggccaaatatgaCAACGATGATCTTAGATGAACAAAACCCATGGAAGGTCAGAACGGGACCCCATCTTCATCGACCATCGCAGCGCACTGGCAACTGATTGTGAAAGGATTTgcgaataaaaataatttcatattgctaaaattatgtctttgcatttattttgaatgcagtgacAAGTGTTAAATCGAAAACGCCTAAAATTAAGTTTGAACGTGGAATTTGATGATATTGATGTCAAACATTattactgtattttatgtaatttatgcAGTAAAAACGCATATTGTATGTCTGATAGTAGTTTTGGTTTTcatatgccacatttctcaggctttaaaagtgtgtTCATCAACCAGTTACATGTCCAACAGAGTCATCCAAGCATATTAAAGTCAAGTTTAAACATGTTTTTCCCGATAATTCCAATAATGTGGAAAAAGATAAATGGACCCTTTTCTATGATAATGGTCCATAGTGAAGAAAAGAAGATGTGTCCAAATGTTTGACTGGTATTGTAAACAGATCTTTAGTCTCTTTTATACAAGGAGATGGATGTTGAGTAGAAAGATCAAATGAAAACTTCTCAGTCTGTTGGTTTGCAGATTAGAGCCCATTGTACATCCAAAGACATTCATCCATAGCCAATTCTAGTTAGTAGTAATGAAAATCAATACATAGGAGAGAGTTAGCCCCACCTGCATCAAAATCATCTTATATTCTCCTTGGTCTTTCGAAGCCAACActacattttgtattttgtgtgtgttccaATAACATTCATACATTCAGTGTTTAAAATCAATCAAGACTTGCATCCCATTTACAAACATGCACTCTATGGTGGGAGATAGACTTACTCTTCTCCCTGGTCTGATAAACTTGAAAGGGGTTGATGGGTAAACATCTCCTTTCTGAAAACAATGTGAGAGTTTGGGAAGGGGGAGAACACCATAAAAACAGGGCACTATGCGTGTTGGAGAAGCCCGAACACTTTGAAATCAGGCATGGCCCAATGTGATAAAACATTTgcataaaaacaaactttcttGCAGGAGGCATAGTTTAGACATTGTCTGTTGCTACAAACCATTTATCAGTTAAATATATCATTTTTGGACAAACTACCCAAAAATCAATTGTGTTGATCTGATTCAAATCCATTTAGTTGTTTGAGATCTGAAAAAAGTTAAACAAGAACAAATGAAATACCGTTTTTACAAACCCAATCCAAACCTTGATCACATATGGTTTGAAATCAGATTAAATGCAgatatttggaaatgtttttcaGTCTGATTGGAATTCAAGTAGTTTTATTCATCATTTGAGACAACAAACGTATTTAGTTACATACCTTGGTCTGGTGCGAGATGGtttgctttctttcttctcttcctcAGATTTATCGGCCACGGAGGAGTTCTCCTCATCTTCCTTGTCTTCCCTCTTAATGTCAGACTTGTTCGACGAATGTGTGGCGAGAGCCAGGCCTCCAGGCAAACCTGAAGCTAGAGACACGAAATTGCTAAAAACGTCCCACCTGCAAATCTTGGATCTACATCTGTCGTTTACACATTTTGTTGGTTCAAAAAGCAAGAAAGTGTTCCTCACTGTTGAAGTCTTCTGGTGCTCCTCCAGGCTGTGGGGTGCCTGAAGCATGAGCTGACTGTAACAGGGTGCTGCTTGGAGGAAGGCATGCATGGTCCTCATGGTGGCTTCCAGCCTGCTGAACAGCACAACAAGGGAGAATAATTAGCACATATCAATACCCACAAGTGCATTATTACTGCTACTTTGAAACTATAGCTTGCCAAACTACTAGTTATTTTTCACTGAGCAAAATTCTTGTTATCCATTgttcatttttcaaatgtttggTTCATAGTACCAAGAGTATACCAACCATGGCAGGGTGTCTGTTGCTAAGGGGCAGTCCAGGGTTGGAGTAGGCCTGAGAGAGACCCCCTATGGCTGCACTGGATGTCGAGACGGCACTCAGAAGGCTGTGCATGTCGCCTTGGGCTCCGGGAATACCCGGTGGTTGACCCACCGCATGACTGCGCAGGACACGGATAGCCTCCTCCAGTCTGTCTTCCATTTTGTTCTGCTGTAGAGGAAGATAATTGACATTTACCTTAcagtcagtacgtttacatgcactttaaaagtttgatttcaaacGGACTAAATCAAGAATCCgtctatttaaaatgtcatgtaaacgcttcAGTCTGACTGAAATTGACCAAATTTTTTGCAAAGTTGtcctaacagacctagataatgcgactGTAGCTCGGCTTCGTCTggcatgtatacatgttaattGGACCACAATTGGTCCCATAGCCGTCCGCATGCTCTGAAAGACATAGGTGAAGCATGACGTGTTTTACcggcacttcctcagctgacgttGTTTCTTCAAATATTTGATCATGCATTGGGTCATGTATACTTGGATAGATAAATGAAGATGCAAAAGACCAAATGTAATCAGACAATTAATGTATGACAGGATTTGATTTTATCCACTAGGATTTGACTGGATAGTAAAAAGTGGGCTATGAGATTACTGGTCcatatttttcattaattaacattaattaaggTGACTTCATATTGTCTTCATGTTGTTGCATTCTTTTaattataaaagtaaaaatggCATAATTGGATTCTGACAAACTAAATGTGAGTGAATCTTGAAGCATTAACATTGTATGTGAGGGGTGGGTATCGATCCTGATTtccagatttgatttgattctgattcacaatctATTGATAAGATTCTGATACGatttgggtatattttagttataatgtccattttgcttacatatgaaagaaactctctcagctaatgctgtaaattattcaGGGTACCTAAATTGGAACATTACGAAAATAACAAAAACAGTTTTTACATCACTCAAACTATACAGTTCAATTGCTGTTTCATAGATATAAGAATCAACACaatcaaaactgaagtaaacttttaAGGAATAGTAAAAGATCGACATTggtattttaagaatcaatatcgttcaaatgaagatcgatatttttacccagcacTATTGCATGTCCCTCTAAATCCCTCAAAAGGTTTAGAGACAAAAGGTCCTTTACAAACCCACCAGTGCATGTAGTCCACCCTCATAGTTAGGAGACAGAGCAGTCTGGCCTGAGCCCCTTTGCCACTGAGCTGCACCTGCTGAGAAGAACATAAGAAACTTAAGTGGCACACGGATTGCTGTAACGTCGCTTAAACAGCAGAGGGCAAAAAAGAGCTTCACATTACGCATCAATCTGCCAGCACTCACTAAACCAATCAATCTAAAGAGAATGATTTATGATTCTTCTGGTTCCTTCCTCTGTGTGCCAATATTAGTCTCTGTAGTTCTAACACAAAACCATCTAGGCTTCTGATCTAGTTTTGATGGAATACAATTGCTTATCAAGCTTACTTGCAATGGCCTGAGGGGAGCCCACAGGAGTGGAAGGAGTGGAGGGGAAATTGTTGCTGTTATGGTCTGAAGGGTAGATCTGTCAAATCAAAAACACATACGGTGAGTATTCTCTAAAGGACATAAGGTACATAGCACATGACTATATCAGTTAGTATCAGTATATCTGGctagtgtcctgctgtgtgataCTTCAACTAAACCAAATCTAAACAACAATTTTCTAAACcttgtataattattaatatacatgcagtttttatgacctcatattaactgaAGTGAGACTAGTGGTGGACCTATATATCAGCGAGGCAATAATTTGGCCGAtatttggcatttattttaaattatcagCCGATCAattttccaatttttccaaatgGTTTGGAAAGCTGTGGCAACACTAAGAATCACCTccttgcatgtgaaggagccaGGAACGATATACTGCAAAGGCCGATACATCTGccgatatttggctttttttttattttattttttattatcgtCCGATAAATTTTCCAATTTGTCCAAATTGTTTGGAAAGCTGTGACAACACCAACAATCAACTGCTTGTATGCGAAAGAGCCAGGAACAATATACCACATTTGTGGTGTTGTCACAGCTTTCCAAACCATTCGGACAAACTGGAAAATGTATCGGTTGACAATTAAAAATGCCAAATATCGGCCGATGTATCGGCCTCTGCGGGATCAATTTTCCAATCTGTCCAAACGGTTTGGAAAGTGGTGACAACAccaagaatcacctgcttgcatgtaaaGGAGCCAACGGAGACATGTCAGTGACCAATCACAGATCGTTTTGTTGTTACTTGCTATCATGTTAACaacagaccggtgtgcaacaagGTTTTGTTTAggctaatataaataaaaaaataaacaatataaaagttatataattaaaaaaacatatcggtTGAGACTACATATAATATTTGAACTTTAATTATTTTGCCACACCAAAGGATTATTGAAGTGAACTGTAATAAACTGATTAACCATTGTTAATCACCTTAATATGATGATTAACAAGGGCAAAAAACATAAATAGTGACTGGTTAAACacagaaaatatacactttcccttacatATTCAAATACATTTGACCTAAAATCTagatattgaataataataagttttaaaaaaattatgtcaatGTTATTTCAACTACAACAGCACTGTAAAGCTTTGCACTCTTCAGTTTCCTACAGCTGTGTCGAAAAATACTCAATAATTAAACGTAAAAATATGACAGAAAGTCTGACTGAATAATGGAGCCCATCATTGACATCACATGGCCAAATACTCGCTCATTGTGATTAATGGAACATCACTCACCGAAGCAAGAGCTTTTCCGATCTCATCACCTGAGCTGCCTGCGACCGAGCCTCTACTGGCTGTGAGAGACAATGAGACAACGTATTAACTTATTCATTACTGCACATGTTAAGTCACATTTCCATTCAGGTGATTCATAACCTGCTAAAAAGGACTATTCAAAGTCTAAACGAATGACGGAAAGCCTGTTCCTCAAAATGAAGTTTCAGTCCAGTCCAAGATCAAAAATTAGAATTTCTTTAAATTAAAACCAAATTTGTAGATGGGATCAAAGCACAATTCACAAccattcaattaaaatgatgAAGATAAGTTACCCATAAGGCTATCTGATCCATTCATAGGTGATGAGTGACTGTAGGCTGCGGAGCCCGAATGGAAACCATTGACGTCCGCTCCACGCAGAGGATAGTTCTGCAAAGACAAGTGTTGAAATTAGCCACAATATGAACAATTCTCCAGAACCACAATTGAGCTACTATCAGTCAGAAAACAAATTGGCTAAAACTTAATATTAGAAGAATTACTTATGATAACCATGACAACAGCTCAGCTAATGTACATGTCAGACGACATACCATCCTGTCTTGTGGGTTGATGGCAGAAAAGGAGCCTGGTTGACTGATGTGTGGTGAATTGCCCAGCATGGCAGTGTAGCCTGACTGACCTAAAGATCCGGTGGGGGCCCAGGGGTCGGAAGAGGAGTGTAGGCCTTCTGTGAACACGAGGGCAGATGGGAAAAATCAATATTAGCAGTCTATGCAAGAACTAATGCAGATGTGATATTATTATCGATATAAACATTTGTCTTTATGCATGGTTGcaatttcaaatcaaataaacaaaaatacaagatTATTTAGTCATTAATAATCTATGTTTGTGCAGACACTGGCTATGTGAACAAGAAATTTACATATTCATATTAGCAGTGGAAATAAGCATTACATTATGGCTTTTTAAATGTAGAAAAGGCTTCTGCTGGCGAAAGCACAATTTTTATTTACACACCTTGCATGTAAAAAGATCCTGGATACACAGAGCCAGGTTTTGAGCCTGGGTAGGCAGCACTGTCACGGATAAAGTCATCACCCGAGGTGGCAGCGTAAACCTGCGTTTATAAACAAGGTATATGAAGGACATAAACCAAAATGGACACTAAAAAACAGCAAATCGCTTTCACATGGGTGCACAACTGGTACCAAGCCCTGAAGCTGGCAAGCACTTCACAATTTTTGGTACAAATGACGTGTACGCGTGTTTCCATAGTGCCCCCTCAGATAAAGTGGCAGGGACAGAGAAcagagcatgctgggaaatgcgCCACGGCCATCTCATAGCACAGTCGGCACTTCCTCACACACTCCCATGAGCCAAAAAAGGAGAGGGAGGACAGCTACAGAGAGCTCCATAACTGAAAGCGAGTCCAAATCAAGCTAAATAAACTGGGTAACAATATATTCCATAACAATCGTATGGAAAATAGGTCAGGTtcttgtttttaatcaaatttttgtGTGATATTAATACCTGACCTTCAGAAGGTCATTACCAGATCATTTTTAACAATGCAAAACATTACAATTAAAAAGCATAGGACAATACAAAAGACGTAAacgccaaagtatacttcggttttccacgTGCTGCCACATCTCACGCAGAGTGCGTGGTGCAAATTTAGTCATCAGCACAGAATGCGTGGACTGTCCTcatgcagcccagtttttctagacagTACTAAAGAAAATCACCAAGTAGTCATAGTAAGCATGCATAGGAATGCGTCAATATGGGCTCGATATCAAGAATATACTTTTAAAGGCTAGAGTGCTCGACCATGCGAGAAGCCACAGCACACTTAAAATTAAGTATTCccaagccttaaaggaatattcgtggttcaacaagttaagctcaatcgacagcatttatggcataatgttgattaccacaaaaaatttttggacttgcccctccttttcttttaaaaaagaaaaaaatctgggttgcactgaggcacttacaatggaagtgaatccgtaaacattaaattaGCTGTACctactttatgccacaaatgctgtcgattgagcataacttgtattgaacctggaatattcctttaagacattacaagaatagaaaattataaaataatcttTATATCACCTTTATAAAAATAGGGTACAGACCCAGGAATCCACGTTTTTTCACTGTTTATACTAtcagttttttattattagaatTTTCCATCAATACATTAAACCAATGAGGTATACAATAATTTATAGATTATACAGTAGTTTTGTTCAGACTTTCCAGTTGAGTAATATAGCCTTCTATTGCAATTTTAATAGATAGAGAAgagaatgtaaaataatgagttaAGTAAAATATAAATAGGGAATATACCATGATAGTGAGCTTTGAATGCAACTGAACGATGATCAGTCAGAAGAACCACAAAGCATTCCTCCATAAAGTCACCCAACCAATCTCCCAAACATTATGTTCCCATCAcgtacattttaacatgtatgaTTTGTATATTTGTCTGTATACTTGCATACATGAGCAAGTGTACGGGAGGGAGGGGGTGCCGGGGGGCGGGTGGGTCTCGGGCCAGCAGAGAATACAAATCCAGCAAAGTGATATTTCTCTTTTGCCTGTAATTTGATTTAACAGGGAGAAGTGGGAAGGGAACGGAGAGATGCACTTCTAATTACAGAGCCATCTGCCTGCTCCTGGAGCCCGTCCAACTCCACAGGCAGCTGGGCTGAAGAGGGGAGGGGTGAGAACGGTGGGGGGAGAGGTCTTGCTGAAGACGTGGTAGGAGTGGAGGAAAATAGACAGGTCGATTATGTAGAAACCACATTAAAAAGAACAAACGAGAAAGGAAAAACATGCGAATGGCCCTTTTCCCTAAAGACCGTAGGGAAAGGTACATATTCCCAACGATTTGTTGATGCTCTCAACAACATCAAGGTAAACAAAGACAAGAATCAATATCACTTCAGTTTTGAACCAAACTTTTACTTTaacttcaaaataatatttaaaatgcattctaaaGGTCGCAGGGGAGTGTTTGCGCAGTAGTTCGAGTATTAGAATGCTGTGGTTGCACAAGAGGAAGTTATACTGAGCCATAGAGTGGGATTCAGCAGGAGAGAGAACCCTAGCTCATCAGTAGCCATTAATCTGAGCTAAgacaagcgagagagagagagagagagagagagagagagagagagagagacaaagcagTGCAAGGGGACTCACAACTGGGTCACTTTGGTAGAGGGGGAGGATGAGGTCTAGCATGGGCAAATCTGAAGGATAGTGTTTGGGGAGGGGGCTTTAGAGGGCAGGGGGTTCAGCTAATGTGGATTTAAACTAAAGTCTAGAGCACACTACTCGACCCAAGCCTATCTCCTTTGATATTTTCAGTCAGCGATTAGTCGGTAACTGGTTTGCGGCGAGAAGTCTTACATCGCAAGTCCGGCGGTTGTGTAGTGCGTGCACTTCTGCAAATTGCTCAGACTAGTTGCAGACGCTACAACGGATTTCAAACCTGTTTGATATCTGCCCAATGAGTCATCAGGTGTGCGCACCGTCCCGTCGAGCGGGAGACCAACAATGggcaaaagccaatgaaatagGGAAAGCACAAAAGGGGAGCAATGCATTGAGAAGCAGGAGATAAAATTATTATATTCAGTGTTTCCTGCCCCACCCCAttttgtgcaaatcagtgcaataaacaggcaagaaaccttctttcatgttgtttgttgacatcacgaataaactctcccgttgctatgtgtgcaagtttgtgaatgaatttcaggACCGTATCTTTAAGATAAGTTTTGGGCAAACTGTTTGATCCGTTGCTGGTTATgtgcagatttaaaaggaaaCAACCATCTGATtggaaaattaaaacaaatgaataCATTAACATGCACAGCAACTTCAGGGATCTTCTTCAgtatgcctgatatcaacatgcagtgacagatgAGAAGCATTAACATGTGACAGTTAATACAGATATTTCACTAAAATAACTGCTCTAAACtttgtttgtgcttagattaaatgaaAGTATAATGGTAAAGGGTGCTCCAGTTAATAgcgcttttttcttttctttttttgcactttattatcatgcagtaatacactaCACTGACTTAATGAttgatgtcgtcatgaaatcagagactctcctcTCGAAATCCGAACATGGTCAAAAAGAGACCACCAAGtatttttgtgatcagatcactcaaAACGTATAATACCTAATAACTAACTAATACCTGGTGTAAACAGGGCTTCAGTCAGGGATGGATGgtcgtgtagttgatacacccagTCGTGAAGTGTGCGTAGCACCACAACTGAAAATAAAAGACTGCGAGTTGTTAAGTGTGCGCAGGGCACCGACTGAAAGTCGTGTAGTATGTGCTTGGCTTAAGAAACAACAGTTACTCCTCCCGCGACTCAATAAATAGTTTAGAAGGGGTATGGCTACTCGTTTAAGTTAATGTTGACTTGCAATTGTCGAAAGATTATGCAACTGTTCTCCTACGGATTCAGCAAAAACTGAGACCTAAATCAGGGTAGACGCcatttaatttgacacaaattAAAAAGACACTTAGGGATAGAAATACAATCCATTAAATACaatgtactgtacattgtattAAGATTTTAAGTTACACGGTTTTTTTCCACATGCAGTTACTTTTTGCACACAGTCAAGCGTTCTAGCATTTCCAAGTATACTCTATTGACCGCAAGCTTGTAGGGATGCTTTCGCTATGACTGTCTTGTGATCCTTTTTCGTACAG of the Myxocyprinus asiaticus isolate MX2 ecotype Aquarium Trade chromosome 49, UBuf_Myxa_2, whole genome shotgun sequence genome contains:
- the LOC127438234 gene encoding transcription factor E2-alpha-like isoform X4: MTEPHQRMTTVGTDKELSDLLDFSAMFAPPVANGKNRPTTLASSQFGGGSGMDERSSPWNAGDQNSPSFNQNYVEGAHYNEHDGLSSPFIGTGISGKNERCPYSSFGGQPGFLPSDIAMPSADAMSPSGLKSGSQFYPSYPNNPRRRTSDGGMDPQPKKIRKPPGLPSSVYAATSGDDFIRDSAAYPGSKPGSVYPGSFYMQEGLHSSSDPWAPTGSLGQSGYTAMLGNSPHISQPGSFSAINPQDRMNYPLRGADVNGFHSGSAAYSHSSPMNGSDSLMASRGSVAGSSGDEIGKALASIYPSDHNSNNFPSTPSTPVGSPQAIATGAAQWQRGSGQTALSPNYEGGLHALQNKMEDRLEEAIRVLRSHAVGQPPGIPGAQGDMHSLLSAVSTSSAAIGGLSQAYSNPGLPLSNRHPAMQAGSHHEDHACLPPSSTLLQSAHASGTPQPGGAPEDFNTSGLPGGLALATHSSNKSDIKREDKEDEENSSVADKSEEEKKESKPSRTRPRKEMFTHQPLSSLSDQGEDQDNEDDEDLPPEVKVEREKERRVANNARERLRVRDINEAFKELGRMCQLHLSNDKPQTKLLILHQAVNVILNLEQQVRERNLNPKAACLKRREEEKVSGVVGDTQMQLSGPHPGLGGDGRNSVSHM
- the LOC127438234 gene encoding transcription factor E2-alpha-like isoform X5, which translates into the protein MTEPHQRMTTVGTDKELSDLLDFSAMFAPPVANGKNRPTTLASSQFGGGSGMDERSSPWNAGDQNSPSFNQNYVEGAHYNEHDGLSSPFIGTGISGKNERCPYSSFGGQPGFLPSDIAMPSADAMSPSGLKSGSQFYPSYPNNPRRRTSDGGMDPQPKKIRKPPGLPSSVYAATSGDDFIRDSAAYPGSKPGSVYPGSFYMQEGLHSSSDPWAPTGSLGQSGYTAMLGNSPHISQPGSFSAINPQDRMNYPLRGADVNGFHSGSAAYSHSSPMNGSDSLMASRGSVAGSSGDEIGKALASIYPSDHNSNNFPSTPSTPVGSPQAIATGAAQWQRGSGQTALSPNYEGGLHALQNKMEDRLEEAIRVLRSHAVGQPPGIPGAQGDMHSLLSAVSTSSAAIGGLSQAYSNPGLPLSNRHPAMAGSHHEDHACLPPSSTLLQSAHASGTPQPGGAPEDFNTSGLPGGLALATHSSNKSDIKREDKEDEENSSVADKSEEEKKESKPSRTRPRKEMFTHQPLSSLSDQGEDQDNEDDEDLPPEVKVEREKERRVANNARERLRVRDINEAFKELGRMCQLHLSNDKPQTKLLILHQAVNVILNLEQQVRERNLNPKAACLKRREEEKVSGVVGDTQMQLSGPHPGLGGDGRNSVSHM
- the LOC127438234 gene encoding transcription factor E2-alpha-like isoform X2: MTEPHQRMTTVGTDKELSDLLDFSAMFAPPVANGKNRPTTLASSQFGGGSGMDERSSPWNAGDQNSPSFNQVRNYVEGAHYNEHDGLSSPFIGTGISGKNERCPYSSFGGQPGFLPSDIAMPSADAMSPSGLKSGSQFYPSYPNNPRRRTSDGGMDPQPKKIRKPPGLPSSVYAATSGDDFIRDSAAYPGSKPGSVYPGSFYMQEGLHSSSDPWAPTGSLGQSGYTAMLGNSPHISQPGSFSAINPQDRMNYPLRGADVNGFHSGSAAYSHSSPMNGSDSLMASRGSVAGSSGDEIGKALASIYPSDHNSNNFPSTPSTPVGSPQAIATGAAQWQRGSGQTALSPNYEGGLHALQNKMEDRLEEAIRVLRSHAVGQPPGIPGAQGDMHSLLSAVSTSSAAIGGLSQAYSNPGLPLSNRHPAMAGSHHEDHACLPPSSTLLQSAHASGTPQPGGAPEDFNTSGLPGGLALATHSSNKSDIKREDKEDEENSSVADKSEEEKKESKPSRTRPRKEMFTHQPLSSLSDQGEDQDNEDDEDLPPEVKVEREKERRVANNARERLRVRDINEAFKELGRMCQLHLSNDKPQTKLLILHQAVNVILNLEQQVRERNLNPKAACLKRREEEKVSGVVGDTQMQLSGPHPGLGGDGRNSVSHM
- the LOC127438234 gene encoding transcription factor E2-alpha-like isoform X7; this translates as MFAPPVANGKNRPTTLASSQFGGGSGMDERSSPWNAGDQNSPSFNQVRNYVEGAHYNEHDGLSSPFIGTGISGKNERCPYSSFGGQPGFLPSDIAMPSADAMSPSGLKSGSQFYPSYPNNPRRRTSDGGMDPQPKKIRKPPGLPSSVYAATSGDDFIRDSAAYPGSKPGSVYPGSFYMQEGLHSSSDPWAPTGSLGQSGYTAMLGNSPHISQPGSFSAINPQDRMNYPLRGADVNGFHSGSAAYSHSSPMNGSDSLMASRGSVAGSSGDEIGKALASIYPSDHNSNNFPSTPSTPVGSPQAIATGAAQWQRGSGQTALSPNYEGGLHALQNKMEDRLEEAIRVLRSHAVGQPPGIPGAQGDMHSLLSAVSTSSAAIGGLSQAYSNPGLPLSNRHPAMQAGSHHEDHACLPPSSTLLQSAHASGTPQPGGAPEDFNTSGLPGGLALATHSSNKSDIKREDKEDEENSSVADKSEEEKKESKPSRTRPRKEMFTHQPLSSLSDQGEDQDNEDDEDLPPEVKVEREKERRVANNARERLRVRDINEAFKELGRMCQLHLSNDKPQTKLLILHQAVNVILNLEQQVRERNLNPKAACLKRREEEKVSGVVGDTQMQLSGPHPGLGGDGRNSVSHM
- the LOC127438234 gene encoding transcription factor E2-alpha-like isoform X1; translation: MTEPHQRMTTVGTDKELSDLLDFSAMFAPPVANGKNRPTTLASSQFGGGSGMDERSSPWNAGDQNSPSFNQVRNYVEGAHYNEHDGLSSPFIGTGISGKNERCPYSSFGGQPGFLPSDIAMPSADAMSPSGLKSGSQFYPSYPNNPRRRTSDGGMDPQPKKIRKPPGLPSSVYAATSGDDFIRDSAAYPGSKPGSVYPGSFYMQEGLHSSSDPWAPTGSLGQSGYTAMLGNSPHISQPGSFSAINPQDRMNYPLRGADVNGFHSGSAAYSHSSPMNGSDSLMASRGSVAGSSGDEIGKALASIYPSDHNSNNFPSTPSTPVGSPQAIATGAAQWQRGSGQTALSPNYEGGLHALQNKMEDRLEEAIRVLRSHAVGQPPGIPGAQGDMHSLLSAVSTSSAAIGGLSQAYSNPGLPLSNRHPAMQAGSHHEDHACLPPSSTLLQSAHASGTPQPGGAPEDFNTSGLPGGLALATHSSNKSDIKREDKEDEENSSVADKSEEEKKESKPSRTRPRKEMFTHQPLSSLSDQGEDQDNEDDEDLPPEVKVEREKERRVANNARERLRVRDINEAFKELGRMCQLHLSNDKPQTKLLILHQAVNVILNLEQQVRERNLNPKAACLKRREEEKVSGVVGDTQMQLSGPHPGLGGDGRNSVSHM
- the LOC127438234 gene encoding transcription factor E2-alpha-like isoform X3, coding for MTEPHQRMTTVGTDKELSDLLDFSAMFAPPVANGKNRPTTLASSQFGGGSGMDERSSPWNAGDQNSPSFNQVRNYVEGAHYNEHDGLSSPFIGTGISGKNERCPYSSFGGQPGFLPSDIAMPSADAMSPSGLKSGSQFYPSYPNNPRRRTSDGGMDPQPKKIRKPPGLPSSVYAATSGDDFIRDSAAYPGSKPGSVYPGSFYMQEGLHSSSDPWAPTGSLGQSGYTAMLGNSPHISQPGSFSAINPQDRMNYPLRGADVNGFHSGSAAYSHSSPMNGSDSLMASRGSVAGSSGDEIGKALASIYPSDHNSNNFPSTPSTPVGSPQAIATGAAQWQRGSGQTALSPNYEGGLHALNKMEDRLEEAIRVLRSHAVGQPPGIPGAQGDMHSLLSAVSTSSAAIGGLSQAYSNPGLPLSNRHPAMQAGSHHEDHACLPPSSTLLQSAHASGTPQPGGAPEDFNTSGLPGGLALATHSSNKSDIKREDKEDEENSSVADKSEEEKKESKPSRTRPRKEMFTHQPLSSLSDQGEDQDNEDDEDLPPEVKVEREKERRVANNARERLRVRDINEAFKELGRMCQLHLSNDKPQTKLLILHQAVNVILNLEQQVRERNLNPKAACLKRREEEKVSGVVGDTQMQLSGPHPGLGGDGRNSVSHM